The proteins below come from a single Ictidomys tridecemlineatus isolate mIctTri1 chromosome 8, mIctTri1.hap1, whole genome shotgun sequence genomic window:
- the LOC144366102 gene encoding LOW QUALITY PROTEIN: uncharacterized protein LOC144366102 (The sequence of the model RefSeq protein was modified relative to this genomic sequence to represent the inferred CDS: deleted 1 base in 1 codon) translates to MEPVTFEDVAVNFTLEEWALLDPFQKKLFKDVMQETFWNLITIGKQWKNQAIDDHYNSRGNLRSQVLERLCEQKKDGQCGEILSHIIDSLVNKRSSGVKPSEHHMCREVTIADPSLAVPLTAHTGHKAHEYQEHGEKPYEYKEDGKALHDPQRFRKHERTHTAEKPHVCKHCGKAFSSSSYLQIHERIHSGERPYVCKQCGKGFSSSGDMKRHEQIHSGKKPHVCKHCGKAFSSSSYIKIHEQIHSAEKPYVCKKCGKSFSSSSQMETHEQIHSEEKHYVCKQCGKGFSTYRYMKRHEQIHNGVKPYTCKQCGKGFSTSRYMKRHVLIHSGEKSHVCKKCGKGFSTSKYLKIHERNHSEEKPYTCKQCGKAFRHSKAIRRHEKTHTGEKPYVCKQCGRGFSSSTNFKTHERIHSGEKPYVCKKCGKGFSSCNSIRIHERIHSGEKPYTCKQCGKAFSYYGSIRKHEKLKNTGEKPYVCKQCGKAFTSYSQTKTHE, encoded by the exons ATGGAGCcagtgacctttgaggatgtggctgtgaacttcaccctGGAGGAGTGGGCTCTACTGGATCCTTTCCAGAAGAAGCTCTTCAAAGATGTGATGCAGGAAACCTTCTGGAACCTGATCACTATaggaaaacaatggaaaaatcaGGCCATTGATGATCACTACAATTCCAGGGGAAATCTAAGAAGTCAAGTGTTAGAGAGACTCTGTGAACAGAAAAAAGATGGTCAATGTGGAGAAATCCTCAGCCATATAATAGATTCTCTTGTTAACAAGAGAAGTTCTGGAGTAAAACCAAGTGAACACCATATGTGTAGAGAAGTCACCATTGCTGATCCATCCCTAGCCGTGCCCCTGACAGCTCATACTGGACACAAAGCACATGAGTATCAGGAACATGGAGAGAAGCCATATGAATATAAGGAAGATGGGAAAGCCTTGCATGATCCCCAACGTTTCCGGAAGCATGAAAGAACTCACACAGCAGAGAAACCCCATGTGTGTAAGCACtgtggaaaagctttcagttCTTCCAGCTACCTTCAAATCCATGAACGAATTCACAGTGGAGAGAGACCTTATGTGTGTAAGCAATGTGGAAAAGGCTTCAGTTCTTCTGGTGACATGAAAAGGCATGAACAAATTCACAGTGGAAAGAAACCTCATGTGTGTAAGCACTGTGGAAAAGCCTTTAGTTCTTCCAGCTACATTAAAATCCATGAGCAAATTCACAGTGCAGAGAAACCCTATGTGTGTAAGAAATGTGGAAAAAGCTTTAGTTCTTCTAGCCAAATGGAAACACATGAACAAATTCACAGTGAAGAGAAACACTATGTGTGTAAGCAATGTGGAAAAGGCTTTAGTACTTACAGGTATATGAAAAGACATGAACAAATTCACAATGGAGTGAAACCCTACAcatgtaaacaatgtgggaaaggCTTTAGTACTTCTAGATACATGAAAAGACATGTACTAATTCACAGTGGAGAGAAATCTCATGTATGCAAGAAATGTGGAAAAGGCTTTAGTACTTCTAAGTACTTGAAAATCCATGAACGAAATCACAGTGAAGAGAAACCCTATAcatgtaaacaatgtgggaaagctttcagGCATTCCAAAGCAATCAGAAGACATGAAAaaactcacactggagaaaaaccctatgtatgtaagcagtgtggaagaGGCTTTAGTTCTTCTACcaattttaaaacacatgaacGAATTCAtagtggagagaaaccctatgtaTGCAAGAAATGTGGAAAAGGCTTTAGTTCTTGCAACTCAATTAGAATACATGAACGAATTCAcagtggagagaaaccctatacatgtaaacaatgtgggaaagctttcagTTATTACGGTTCaatcagaaaacatgaaaag ctcaagaacactggagaaaaaccctatgtatgtaagcaatgtggaaaagcctttactTCTTATAGCCAGACCAAAACTCATGAATGA